The genome window TACGTTTTTTGCTTCCATCCCTTTTTTAAGAAGTGGCAAAAATCTTTTAGCAATATTAGCGTGGACAAGTAATGTCTCTGTTGCATTGCATACGGCTACGTATTGGGTCTTTGAGTCTAAGACTACATTTACAGCCATATCTAAATCTGCGTTTTCATCTACATAAGCGTGGCAAATACCATCTGCATGACCTAATACAGGGATATTGGAGTTTTCCATAATCCATTTTACGAACTCATTGGACCCTCTTGGTATAATCAAATCAATATAGTCATCTAACTTTAACATAGCATTCACGTCTTCTCGCGTTTCAATAAGCTGAATCCATCCTTTTGGCAGACCAGCTCTTTCTGTAGCTGTTTTAATGATTTCCCATAAAATTCGGTTCGTATTGTGGGCTTCGCTCCCCCCCTTTAAGATAACCGCATTTCCACTTTTTAAACAAAGAGTAGAAATTTGAACTAACGCATCTGGTCTTGATTCAAAAATAACCCCAATAACCCCAATAGGGCAACTAACTTTATATAATTCTAAATCCGTATCTAAGGCAGTAGACGCAAGAGTCTTTCCAACAGGCTCTGGCAGTTTTCTCAAACTTTCAATACCAGCAATAACGTCCATAATCTTGCTTTCATCAAATTTTAACCTCTTTAGAAGTGGTGCAGGCAAGTTCTCTTTTTCACTTCTTTCCAGATCCTCTGCATTTGCCTGTAAAACATCTTTCATCCTGCTTTTGAGTTCACTTGCTATTTCAAGCAAAGCTTTATCTTTGCAATCCGTATCACATGCTGCTAAATCTATTGATGCCCTTTTGGCTTTACTTGCCGCTTCATATGTACTCATATTTAACACCTACCAATCCTTAATTTTTCACTCATTACTATAGAGTAAGGCTCCTACTTTAAGACTTAAAGCAGGAGCTTGCCCTCATGTATAAACTGATTAGTATAATAATACTATAGGGGTATTTTTTATGCAAGAGAAAAGCCATTCGCTGTATTTCACTATTTTATGAATTATCGCTGAAAATCTGTAATATTCTGACTAGATTCTATTTTGACTCGCACATCTAATTCAATTTCTGCATTTTCTAAAATATTTGGCACATGAACATTTGGGTATTTTCGACTAAGATCCGTCCCTATGTGAAAGAGGTCAATATTTTGTTCTTGGAACTTATAAAACAACTCCTTTCCTCTCTTTTCCACTTCCTTAGACGCTGCCTCAACAATTTCTTTTTCCTTATCCATTATTTTAGTATTACCTTCTATCCCCATAATAGATGTGAGCAAGTCTATCTGCATTTTTAAGATGACCTTTTCTCCATCGTACTCAATATCTTGTTTTGCCTTATTTTTTAAAATTAGAAGTGAGATCAAATGACCGCGATCTTCTGGATTTTCTATGGTGAGATTGCTTTCTTTAATATTATTGATCATGGACTGGTAAACTGCTAGCTCTTTAGTATCTAATTTTCCCACCATTTTATCCTCCTTTAGTATAGCTGCTCCTGTCGTAGTAATTCTCTTTTCTTCTGGTTCCTGACATAGTGCAACGGTAGGAATGAGGCTTATTCTTCCAGATTGTATCCTCTCATTATAAAACTCATTGAGGCGTATGGGCAAAATCTCTTGCTGATCCTTCTGCATGACCATCATATCTTCTAAAAATATCCCGATAAACTCTTCATCTTGAAGACGAGTACTTAAAAATTCTACAGGATCTCCTTCTAATATAAAGGCAAATATTTTTATTGTAGGCCTTTGATTTCGAAGTATCGTATCTAAATGATCTGTAAGACCATGCTTCGCTAGTCTCTCTGTAAATATAAGGGCCTTCATTACATCGTAGGCCATGGGATAAGTGGACGACCTTTGCATAGTATAGAACGCTTGATTTATAGTAGCTCCTCTTCCTTCAAGGACTATTCGCTTGCTTGTAGCTCCTTGGGTAGTAGCCCCTCTATCCCCAGAAAACACCTCACTATAAAGGATTACATTACCCGATTCATCTTCGTCAATTAATCCTGAGGCGACAAAATTTACCTTATTCATGTCTTTATAGCCATAGCATCCACTGAAAACAAGAGAAAAGGTGAGCATAATATATAATAACCTTTTCTTCATTCGTTCTCACTCCCCTTATCAAGAAATATGGGATTCCCTATTTCATTTAAAGTCCCCCTATAAATAAGATCTTGGTACTTAAGCACGCTCCTAGTTGCTATTGGATTAGCATAAGGGTATCCAACTGTATTTAAATCTGCCATATGGGCAATGAGCATGACAAAGCCTGTATAGAAACCTGGCAATCCTAAGAGGGCGGATAAAATTACTATGAGCGTATTCCAGTAAAAAATTGCAATATACAGCTTCGGCACAAGATAAGAGCATATAGATGTAATTCCTACAACTACAACGGTAATTTGGGAGGCTAAGCCCGACGCCACTGCCGCATCTCCTAATATTAAGGCACCGATAATACTTAAAGTAGAACCCATAGGTTGAGGTAATCGCACAGCAGCTTCTCGAAGGATCTGAAAAAATCCTATCATAATTATGAGCTCTATAATGGTGGGTACAGGCACTACAGCGCGGTACATTGCCAGTTTAAACAAGAGGATCGTTGGTATTAATCGAAAATGATGGGTGACCAAAGCAATATAAATTCCTGGTGCTAATGTAGCTGCCCAAAAGGAGATAAATCGCAGGAATCTAGCAGTATTTGCCATATATTTATTCATAGTATAATCATCTGTAACCTGAAAAGAATCGTTAAAAAAATAAGGAACGATAGCTGCATTAGAACTTCCATCTACTAGCATGATGATCCGACCTTCGCTGATCTTTTGTGCGCAGATGTCTGGCTTCTCAGAATAGCCTACTGTATCAAATGCCGTACCCTTCGCCTTGAGAGATTCCTCTATATTATTAGAGTAAAAGATATAATCTCTACTAATGGCAACGTCTTCAATCTTTTCTCGCACGTATTTTACCACTTCCGCTGGTGCAGTTCCTTCTATATAAAGCATATAGCAGGATGTTAGAGACTTCTTTCCCAATTTAAATTTTTCTGCCTTTATGTCTGATGTCTTTAATCTTCGGCGAATAAGGGAGAGATTATCTTGAATATCTTCTGAAAAGCCTTCTCGAGGCCCTTTTACAGTAGCCTCTGATGTAGGAATATCTATTGATCTTTTGGCAAAACCAGCTACATTGCAATGGATGACCTCCGTATAAGAAGTAAAAAACAAGAGTACACACCCACTAGAGAGGTGCTCAAAAGCTTCTTCTATAGAACTTACTTCCGACGCTGGGTTAGCGAGTATAGATTCCCTGCACAAGGTTTCTACATCAGAGATTGGTTTATTATAATTTAACAAGGGCTCGATAATGTACTGACTGAGTTTTGTGCCATCTATCATATTTTCTATTCCCACTATCGTAATCAACTCGTCTTGACAATAAATCTTGCGGTAGATTACATCTGAACTATTGTTCAGTTTCTGTTGCAATACTTCTAAACTCAAATCCATCTAATCACCTCATTCCATACACTTTTTAGTTTTTGAAGATATTCTTTTTTTATTCGATAAAACGAAAAATAGTAGTATGATTCAAGCTTACCATGGCAATAATCTCCTTAGGGCACAGCTGATGCATTTTAATTACACAATAAGTAGCTCAATATTAAATAAGAGGTATCAATTATGGATCGATTTAATCCTTATCACTTGATGTTTCTCATATGGTCTGTCAGCATTATTTCTTTAAAAACCTATCCTAGGATATTCTTAGTAGATGGTTGGAGGGACACCTGGGTAGCGGTCATCGTCTCTTCAATACTTATCTTAATAATTGGGCTATACTTTATGAAAATTTGGAAATCCTCTGAAGAAAAAAATATAGTCAAAATATATCGAATAGCATTTGGCGAAACCCTAGGAAATGTTTTCATAGGATTATTTATACTGACGTCGTTTTTAATTTTAATCGAAAGCGCTGGCGTAGAAGCAGATGCTATGCACAATCATATGAGCATTGAAACACCTAAATGGTATTACGGGGTATTTTTTGTCCTGCCAGCCATGTACGTAGTAAATAAAAAAATATCCGCTATAATAACCATTTCTATCGTGGGAATTATCCTCATCTCAATTGCAGGAATTAATTTAGGTGCCTTGACTACCGCAGATAAGAAAGTAGAGCTTTTATTTCCTATTTTTGAAAACGGCATTACAAAAGGCTTTCTCATCTGCATATTAGAGACATTAGGATTATATGGGCACCTTTCTATCGTATTTCCTTATTTAAGCTATATACAAGATAAGAGAAACAAAATGACTATAGCCGTAGTGAGCGCTCTCATCTATCTCATTCAGATGGAAATCGTTGCGTCAATGGGCATACTCATGACCTTTACTCCAGAACGAGCAATTACCATGAATTATCCTAAATTACTGCAGACCCAACTAGTGAGCTTTTATCAATTTTTTGACTTTGGAGAGCTATACGTTATGCTTCAAACTGTAGGGGGCTGGATTCTAAAATACTGTATCACTTTTTACGGAATTTTACTCATTCTTAAGACATACGGTATAACACAAAAACAAAGAAAATATGTTATTTACATTCTTTCTGCTCTTGTATTTGTCTGTACTCATTTTGCTGGTAGAGATTCCTTGCTCTTCTTTAGGCTATTAAATGCTTTACAATATATTACCCTTGTAAATTTCGTAATCATTCCATTAATCGCATTTTCCTTGCTTCAGATCAAGATAAAATTGCAATTAGCGCAGAAGGACATCAATAATTAACAATCTAATTGTGGTATACTAAGCTATAGAATGAAGTCGAAAGGAAACTACAATGAGTAAAAAATTAGTATTAGCAGAAAAACCTTCTGTAGGTCGTGATATCGCAAGAGTACTAAAATGCAATAAAAAGGGTGAAGGATTTATAGAAGGAAATGAGTACATCGTGACTTGGGCCTTAGGACATCTGGTAGAATTAGCATCTCCTGAAAGATATGATGAAAAATATAAATCATGGAATATAGAAGACTTGCCTATGATGCCTTCTCCGTTTAAATTAGACGTCATAAAAAAATCCAACAAACAATTTCACGCTGTTAAAAAGCAACTAAACCGAAAGGATGTTACAGAAATCATTATAGCCACAGATGCTGGTCGAGAAGGAGAACTGGTGGCTAGGTGGATTACTGAAAAAGCACACTGCCAAAAGCCTATGAAACGTTTGTGGATCTCCTCTGTTACAGATAAGGCCATAAAAGATGGATTTAATCACTTAAAGGATGGTAGAAATTACGACAATTTATATTATTCTGCCTTAGCTAGAGCAGAAGCAGATTGGATTGTAGGAATAAATGCTACAAGGGCCTTAACGTGTAAATATAACGCACAACTTTCCTGTGGCCGGGTACAGACTCCAACCCTTAATTTAATCGCCACACGAGAAAAGGAAATAAAGGATTTTGTTCCTAAGAATTACTGGGAAGTTGAGCTTAGCGCAAACAGCAACTCTTTTTTATGGAAAAACCAAAAGACAAATGAAAGTCGAATCTTTGACGAGAATAAACTTCAAAATCTCCTAGGGAAATTTCAAGGTCAAGTTCAGGCAAAAGTGATAAAAGTAGATACAAAGGAGAAATCTTCTTA of Alkalibaculum bacchi contains these proteins:
- a CDS encoding glutamate-5-semialdehyde dehydrogenase is translated as MSTYEAASKAKRASIDLAACDTDCKDKALLEIASELKSRMKDVLQANAEDLERSEKENLPAPLLKRLKFDESKIMDVIAGIESLRKLPEPVGKTLASTALDTDLELYKVSCPIGVIGVIFESRPDALVQISTLCLKSGNAVILKGGSEAHNTNRILWEIIKTATERAGLPKGWIQLIETREDVNAMLKLDDYIDLIIPRGSNEFVKWIMENSNIPVLGHADGICHAYVDENADLDMAVNVVLDSKTQYVAVCNATETLLVHANIAKRFLPLLKKGMEAKNVELVGDERVREFIPVGVATEEDWETEYLDYKLSIKIVDSLLEAIEHINTYSSGHTEAIITEDKERVETFMNLVDSGNVFWNCSTRFSDGFRYGFGAEVGISTNKIHARGPVGLEGLLIYKYKMIGHGNIVGDYESHKRTYKHTKLDKEFKL
- a CDS encoding Ger(x)C family spore germination protein; amino-acid sequence: MKKRLLYIMLTFSLVFSGCYGYKDMNKVNFVASGLIDEDESGNVILYSEVFSGDRGATTQGATSKRIVLEGRGATINQAFYTMQRSSTYPMAYDVMKALIFTERLAKHGLTDHLDTILRNQRPTIKIFAFILEGDPVEFLSTRLQDEEFIGIFLEDMMVMQKDQQEILPIRLNEFYNERIQSGRISLIPTVALCQEPEEKRITTTGAAILKEDKMVGKLDTKELAVYQSMINNIKESNLTIENPEDRGHLISLLILKNKAKQDIEYDGEKVILKMQIDLLTSIMGIEGNTKIMDKEKEIVEAASKEVEKRGKELFYKFQEQNIDLFHIGTDLSRKYPNVHVPNILENAEIELDVRVKIESSQNITDFQR
- a CDS encoding spore germination protein; amino-acid sequence: MDLSLEVLQQKLNNSSDVIYRKIYCQDELITIVGIENMIDGTKLSQYIIEPLLNYNKPISDVETLCRESILANPASEVSSIEEAFEHLSSGCVLLFFTSYTEVIHCNVAGFAKRSIDIPTSEATVKGPREGFSEDIQDNLSLIRRRLKTSDIKAEKFKLGKKSLTSCYMLYIEGTAPAEVVKYVREKIEDVAISRDYIFYSNNIEESLKAKGTAFDTVGYSEKPDICAQKISEGRIIMLVDGSSNAAIVPYFFNDSFQVTDDYTMNKYMANTARFLRFISFWAATLAPGIYIALVTHHFRLIPTILLFKLAMYRAVVPVPTIIELIIMIGFFQILREAAVRLPQPMGSTLSIIGALILGDAAVASGLASQITVVVVGITSICSYLVPKLYIAIFYWNTLIVILSALLGLPGFYTGFVMLIAHMADLNTVGYPYANPIATRSVLKYQDLIYRGTLNEIGNPIFLDKGSENE
- a CDS encoding endospore germination permease; translation: MDRFNPYHLMFLIWSVSIISLKTYPRIFLVDGWRDTWVAVIVSSILILIIGLYFMKIWKSSEEKNIVKIYRIAFGETLGNVFIGLFILTSFLILIESAGVEADAMHNHMSIETPKWYYGVFFVLPAMYVVNKKISAIITISIVGIILISIAGINLGALTTADKKVELLFPIFENGITKGFLICILETLGLYGHLSIVFPYLSYIQDKRNKMTIAVVSALIYLIQMEIVASMGILMTFTPERAITMNYPKLLQTQLVSFYQFFDFGELYVMLQTVGGWILKYCITFYGILLILKTYGITQKQRKYVIYILSALVFVCTHFAGRDSLLFFRLLNALQYITLVNFVIIPLIAFSLLQIKIKLQLAQKDINN